From a single Mobula birostris isolate sMobBir1 chromosome 13, sMobBir1.hap1, whole genome shotgun sequence genomic region:
- the LOC140208711 gene encoding uncharacterized protein, with product MAHQRVHTGERPFTCSDCGKGFTVSSQLLRHQSVHTGKRPFTCSVCGKEFTQSSQLMVHRRIHTGERPFTCSDCGKGFPESYQLKVHQRVHSGERPFTCSDCGMGFTQSSQLKVHRRIHTGVRPFTCSVCGEDFTKSSAVLRHQSVHTGERPFTCSVCGRGFVESFELKVHQRVHTGERPFTCSDCGKGFIQSSHLKAHQRVHTGERPFTCSVCGKGFTCSPHLLRHQSVHTRE from the coding sequence atggctcaccagcgagttcacaccggggagcggccgttcacctgctcagactgtgggaagggattcactgtgtcatctcagttactgagacaccagtcagttcacactggaaagaggccattcacctgctcagtctgtgggaaggaattcactcagtcatctcaactgatggTACATcggcgaattcacactggagagaggccgttcacctgctcagactgtgggaagggattccctgagtcatatcaactgaaggtacatcagcgagttcactctggggagaggccgttcacctgctcagactgtgggatgggatttactcagtcatctcaactgaaggtacatcggcgaattcacactggggtgaggccattcacctgctcagtctgtggagaGGATTTCACAAAGTCATCTGctgtactgagacaccagtcagttcacactggggagaggccattcacctgctcagtgtgtgggaggggattcgtagagtcatttgaactgaaggtgcatcagcgagttcacactggggagaggccgttcacctgctcagactgtgggaagggcttcattcagtcatctcatctgaaggcacatcagcgagttcacaccggggagagaccgttcacctgctcagtctgtgggaagggcttCACTTGCTCAcctcatctactgagacaccagtcagttcacactaggGAGTGA